The sequence CGGTGAAACCGGGCGGCATTCTGACGTCGACCACCGAGACGTCCGGCCGGTGCTCGGCGACGGCCTCCACCAGGCCGTCGCCGTCCCCCACCGCCGCGACCACCTCGCAGCCGAACTCCTCGAGCAGCCTGATCAGGCCCTCTCTGATCAGCACTGCGTCGTCGGCCACGACTACCCGCACGGCACCTCCGCCACGATCACTGTCGGCCCGCCCACCGGTGAGTCCACCGCGAGCTCCCCGTCGACCGCCTTGAGGCGGTCGCCGAGCCCGGACAGGCCGTGTCCCTTGGCGACGTGTGCGCCGCCCACTCCATCATCCCCGATCGTCAGCATCAGGACGCCCCCGGTCTTGGTCAGCGACACCGTGCAGACGGTGGCGTGGCTGTGCTTGGCGACGTTGGTCAGGCTCTCGGCGACCACGAAGTAGACGGTGTTCTCCACCGCCGCCGCGAAGCGGCCGGTGACCTGCACGTCCAGCTCGACGGGGATGGTGCAGCGGCTGGCCAGCGCCGCGAGCGCCGGGGCCAGGCCGCGGTCGGTCAGGATCGGCGGCGCGATGCCGCGGGAGAGCGCGCGCAGCTCGTCCAGGGTGTCCCGGGTCGAGGTGATGGCCTGGCTGAGCATCGCCTCGACCGCCTGCGGGTCGCGCTTGAGCTGGCGCTGGGCCCGTGACAGGTCCATGGCCAGGGAGACCAGGCGCTGCTGCGGCCCGTCGTGGATGTCGCGCTCCAGCCGCCGCAGCGCGTTGGCCTCGGCCGACACCGCGGCGGCCCGGCCCTCGGCGAGGTCGTCGATGCGCTCGTGCAGCTCGGCGACGCCGGTCAGCATGGCACGGCCGAGCCCGGCCCGGATGAGCGCGGCGCTGCGCACGACCACCGGCAGGGTGAGCGCGAACAGCACGCCGATGCTGGTGTTGATGACCACGTCGATCCAGACGCTGTCCCCGAGCCCGAGCAGGTAGGCCAGCCCCTCGTTGCCCGGGATGGCGGCGGTGATCCATCCGTAGAGGGGGGTGGCCAGGCCCAGGATCGTCCCGGCCCACCAGGTCACCGTGAAGACGA comes from Streptosporangium roseum DSM 43021 and encodes:
- a CDS encoding sensor histidine kinase — protein: MRTLLRRIGTDSRYLIAGFPLSVVFFVLMVAGFAAGIGTVVVWVGLPVLATTLLVARGMADVERRMLPEVLGRALPRPRYRPAPETAGWFRRMVNPLTSGQSWLDLLYGIVAFPISVVTFVFTVTWWAGTILGLATPLYGWITAAIPGNEGLAYLLGLGDSVWIDVVINTSIGVLFALTLPVVVRSAALIRAGLGRAMLTGVAELHERIDDLAEGRAAAVSAEANALRRLERDIHDGPQQRLVSLAMDLSRAQRQLKRDPQAVEAMLSQAITSTRDTLDELRALSRGIAPPILTDRGLAPALAALASRCTIPVELDVQVTGRFAAAVENTVYFVVAESLTNVAKHSHATVCTVSLTKTGGVLMLTIGDDGVGGAHVAKGHGLSGLGDRLKAVDGELAVDSPVGGPTVIVAEVPCG